The sequence below is a genomic window from Monodelphis domestica isolate mMonDom1 chromosome 2, mMonDom1.pri, whole genome shotgun sequence.
GAACAAAAGGAACCCCAAATGGGCAATTTCCAACCTCCAGGCCTTTATCCAGGAGCTTCCAGTGTCTCCCTCAGCCACAGACACATCCCTTTCCTTGGCTGAATTCCCCCCATTCATCTCTGCTCTGAAGCTGAAGCAGTTTCCCCCCTGGGCCAGCCTCCTGCTGCCTGATGGGCCCCCTCCAGGCTTCTCTACCTGAATTCCTTCTCCTCAGGATCACAGCTCCAGCCACCACTGCAGTGACCAGGACCAGGACCCCAGCAGTGACCCCCACAATGACCCACACGGAGGGAGCCTCGGGCtctgaggagggaaagagagaaaggcctGAGCTGGGTGTGCCTGGCATTCTCTGGGCCCTCCCCAGAGGCCCCCCAgagctccctcttcctcccccttggCCGGCCCTCCTCACTGACCCCATCTCAGGCTGAGGGGCTGGGCCAGGGCCTCGTGCTGAACCCGGCAGCTGTATCTGTCCTCCTGGCCCGGGGCCATGGCCACAGCGGCCCACTTCTGGAAGGTGCCATCTCCCCCCGGCCTGGTCTCAATGAACTCCGTGTCCTGGAGCTGCTCCTCGCCATCCCGCAGCCACGTCAGGGAGATCTCGGCAGGGTAGAAGCCCTGGGCCTGGCACCGCAGGCTCACCTCCCCGTCTGGGCCGCTGTGCCGGCTCACCCTGGCAGAAGGGGGGTCTGGGGGAGAAGGTCAGAGGCGTCTCTGGGCTCCCCTTCTGTCCCTGCCCTGGGGGAGGGTCTGATGGGGGACAGGAGGGACCCCACCTCCGGCCCCAGGTCTAAGGGGGGCTCTGGGGGTCTGGACACCCGGGCTGGGGCTGTAGGGGGGGTGCAGAGAGGCCAGTGGAGGCTGAGGCTGGGCCTTGAATGCCGAGCACACTGCGGTGGGGCAGTACCTGTCCTCAGCAGAACATCCTTCCCCATCTGCAGGTACTTCTTCAGCCACTGCACACACTCCTCCTCCAGATAGGCTTTCACTCTCTCTGCGATGCTCCTCTCTGCCTCCCACTTGCGCCTGGTGTTCTCAGCTCCAGGGTCTGCTGCTGTCCACGTGAGGGTCTCCCTGTCCAGGGCGATGTAGTCGTGTCCATCGTAGGCGAGTTGGTAAAACCCCTTCCTGAAGCTGCCATCAGGGTAAACCTCGCAGCCGATCATTCTCTGGAAGGTGTGAAGCCCTGCCCCGCCCCCGGCCTGGTCAGCACCTCAGGAAGGGCCCCACCCGGTGCTGCCCCCCCAACCCTCCTGAGAGGGCGTGGCAGGGCGGGGTGCAGCCCCCCCCATGCCCCAGTGGGAGCCGCAGCTGACTGTGGGAGTGACCCGCCTCCCCCCTCCCTGCTCTGCTGGGGGTGACCCAGACCAGCACGCACCGCCCCGGCTCTGGTTGTAGTATCCGAGTGCTGTCTCCAGGTTCACTTGGTAAGTCTGTGCATTCCTCCTGGAGTTCTGCGTCTGCCTCTCCCAGTAGTCCGGGTCCTCCTGGTCCACCTTGTCCATCCAGGCCGCCCGGG
It includes:
- the LOC100025731 gene encoding RLA class I histocompatibility antigen, alpha chain 11/11-like isoform X6, which produces MKPSLLSLFVLGVVALTETRAGSHSLRYFDTSMSRPELGDSQFISVGYVDDQQFVRFDSSSESPRAEPRAAWMDKVDQEDPDYWERQTQNSRRNAQTYQVNLETALGYYNQSRGGLHTFQRMIGCEVYPDGSFRKGFYQLAYDGHDYIALDRETLTWTAADPGAENTRRKWEAERSIAERVKAYLEEECVQWLKKYLQMGKDVLLRTDPPSARVSRHSGPDGEVSLRCQAQGFYPAEISLTWLRDGEEQLQDTEFIETRPGGDGTFQKWAAVAMAPGQEDRYSCRVQHEALAQPLSLRWEPEAPSVWVIVGVTAGVLVLVTAVVAGAVILRRRNSGGKGGAYVPAAA
- the LOC100025731 gene encoding class I histocompatibility antigen, Gogo-B*0102 alpha chain-like isoform X5, whose amino-acid sequence is MKPSLLSLFVLGVVALTETRAGSHSLRYFDTSMSRPELGDSQFISVGYVDDQQFVRFDSSSESPRAEPRAAWMDKVDQEDPDYWERQTQNSRRNAQTYQVNLETALGYYNQSRGGLHTFQRMIGCEVYPDGSFRKGFYQLAYDGHDYIALDRETLTWTAADPGAENTRRKWEAERSIAERVKAYLEEECVQWLKKYLQMGKDVLLRTDPPSARVSRHSGPDGEVSLRCQAQGFYPAEISLTWLRDGEEQLQDTEFIETRPGGDGTFQKWAAVAMAPGQEDRYSCRVQHEALAQPLSLRWEPEAPSVWVIVGVTAGVLVLVTAVVAGAVILRRRNSGGKGGAYVPAADKDSAQGSDVSLTATA
- the LOC100025731 gene encoding class I histocompatibility antigen, Gogo-B*0102 alpha chain-like isoform X3, whose product is MKPSLLSLFVLGVVALTETRAGSHSLRYFDTSMSRPELGDSQFISVGYVDDQQFVRFDSSSESPRAEPRAAWMDKVDQEDPDYWERQTQNSRRNAQTYQVNLETALGYYNQSRGGLHTFQRMIGCEVYPDGSFRKGFYQLAYDGHDYIALDRETLTWTAADPGAENTRRKWEAERSIAERVKAYLEEECVQWLKKYLQMGKDVLLRTDPPSARVSRHSGPDGEVSLRCQAQGFYPAEISLTWLRDGEEQLQDTEFIETRPGGDGTFQKWAAVAMAPGQEDRYSCRVQHEALAQPLSLRWEPEAPSVWVIVGVTAGVLVLVTAVVAGAVILRRRNSGGKGGAYVPAADKDSAQGSDVSLTVTA